The Apium graveolens cultivar Ventura chromosome 11, ASM990537v1, whole genome shotgun sequence genome has a window encoding:
- the LOC141695410 gene encoding uncharacterized protein LOC141695410 — translation MEGWISKPCSGYNQIKLDKIDIPKVSFISDFGVFCYLVMEFGLKNAGATYQSRSDGLKEDASLLKRWFYPGQATKAGDLQAHKIEVLMNQPLRNIIQSPKASSRLIKWAIELGEFDIKYKPRMKIKSQSLADFMVECTIPNQEVGGQRDTEAQGMEEKEDNEGRQNNNKEFLVPYFDGASKANSSGAGLVLQSLDGFLIEYDMKLDFPTTNNEAKYEALIAGLGLAGTLKVKNLKVCGDLKLVVSLVKREEENAKADVLSKFASSEIEESSGSMYFRVLKTRSIDVKLISPIGLEGSWIDPIKAHLQTGWLSSDVVEARKLSLHALRYSLIDGILYKRSFIVPYLGCLRPDEAQLSLDEVYEGICGQHLGGRALAHKITRLGFYWPEMMAGSKGYVKRCDRCQKHAPVVRQPPEMLTSINSPIPLAIWGMDFSGLPNGHCSKEVLDCSN, via the exons atggaAGGGTGGATTAGCAAACCCTgtagtggatacaatcagatcaagtTGGATAAAATTGACATCCCAAAGGTGTCATTTATCtctgactttggtgttttttgctATCTTGTTATGgagtttggtctcaagaatgcaggagctacctatcaaag CCGTAGTGATGGCCTCAAGGAAGATGCGTCCTTACTTAAGCGCTGGTTCTATCCCGGCCAAGCAACCAAAGCCGGGGACCTCCAAGCTCATAAGATTGAGGTGCTAATGAATCAGCCTTTGAGAAACATCATCCAAAGTCCTAAAGCCAGTAGTAGGTTGATTAAATGGGCCAttgagctgggagaattcgacataaAATATAAGCCAAGAATGAAGATAAAATCCCAATCCTTGGCTGACTTCATGGTTGAATGTACCatccccaaccaagaagtcggggggcagagAGATACAGAAGCTCAGGGCATGGAGGAAAAAGAAGATAATGAAGGTAGACAGAACAATAACAAGGAATTCTTGGTTccctattttgatggagcatcaaaagcAAATTCGAGTGGAGCAGGGTTAGTTTTGCAAAGCCTCGATGGATTTTTGATTGAATATGATATGAagttagattttccaaccacCAATAATgaagcaaaatatgaagctctgatagctggccttggcctagcaggGACGTTgaaagttaaaaacttgaaagtTTGTGGGGACTTAAAGCTGGTGGTATCCCTGGTCAAGAGGGA ggaagaaaatgctaaggccgATGTGTTATCCAAATTTGCCTCATCAGAAATTGAAGAAAGCTCTGGAAGCATGTACTTTCGTGTTTTGAAAACACGAAGCATAGACGTCAAGTTAATTTCCCCCATAGGACTTGAAGGgtcatggatagatcctattaaggctcatCTACAAACCGGATGGCTTTCTAGTGATGTAGTGGAAGCAAGAAAGTTGTCTTTGCATGCTTTAAGATACTCTCTAATTGATGGGATCCTTTATAAAAGATCTTTTATAGTTCCTTATTTAGGATGTCTCAGGCCAGATGAGGCTCAACTCTCTTTGGATGAAGTATATGAGGGTATATGTGgccaacacttggggggcagggccttagcccACAAAATTACCCgcttaggcttctattggccagaaatgatggctggCAGCAAAGGATATGTGAAGAgatgtgatcgttgtcagaaacatgcCCCTGTAGTAAGGCAACCTCCCGAAATGCTCACCTCCATCAACTCCCCAATCCCGCTTGCTATATGGGGGATGGATTTCTCGGGCCTTCCCAATGGCCACTGCTCAAAGGAAGTTCTTGATTGTAGTAATTGA